A part of Streptomyces sp. NBC_00557 genomic DNA contains:
- a CDS encoding helix-turn-helix transcriptional regulator: MDALSELGHFLRSRRAALRPEDVGITPHPTRRRVTGLRREELAMLAGVSITHYTRLEQGRATGASDSVLDAIARTLRLTADETAHLKDLARASAGSASRPAPPRAEHAGASARQLLAAMTEVPALVLDRRNDVLAWNALGHALLAGHLPADSPGTPGNRPNLTRMLFLDEQYRELYPDWKEEAQLAVASLRLVAGRHPDDRRLAELVGQLTVQCDEFASLWARHPVRTCTSGVKRLHHPLVGAMDLSFENLLLPGTSGQRLIAYTAEPGSPSEAALRLLGSVAASEASTGDDVSATARR; this comes from the coding sequence ATGGACGCCCTGTCCGAACTGGGGCACTTCCTCAGGTCCCGCCGTGCCGCGCTCCGGCCCGAGGACGTCGGCATCACACCGCATCCCACCCGCCGCCGCGTCACCGGGCTGCGCAGGGAAGAGCTCGCCATGCTCGCGGGCGTCAGCATCACCCACTACACCCGTCTCGAACAGGGCCGTGCCACCGGCGCGTCGGACTCCGTGCTGGACGCGATCGCCCGCACGCTGCGGCTCACCGCCGACGAGACCGCGCACCTCAAGGACCTGGCCCGCGCCTCCGCGGGGTCCGCGTCCCGCCCGGCACCGCCGCGGGCGGAGCACGCCGGCGCCTCCGCACGCCAGTTGCTGGCCGCGATGACGGAGGTGCCGGCGCTGGTCCTGGACCGCCGCAACGACGTCCTCGCCTGGAACGCGCTGGGTCACGCCCTGCTCGCCGGACACCTGCCGGCCGACAGCCCCGGCACTCCGGGCAACCGCCCCAATCTGACCCGGATGCTCTTCCTGGACGAGCAGTACCGCGAGCTGTACCCCGACTGGAAGGAGGAGGCGCAGCTCGCCGTCGCCTCCCTGCGCCTGGTGGCCGGCCGCCACCCCGACGACCGTCGGCTGGCCGAACTCGTCGGCCAACTCACCGTGCAGTGCGACGAGTTCGCCTCCCTCTGGGCCCGTCATCCGGTGCGCACGTGCACCTCGGGCGTGAAGCGGCTGCACCATCCGCTCGTCGGCGCGATGGACCTGAGCTTCGAGAACCTCCTCCTTCCCGGCACGTCCGGACAGCGGCTGATCGCCTACACCGCCGAGCCCGGCTCGCCCTCCGAGGCGGCGCTGCGCCTGCTGGGCAGCGTGGCCGCCTCCGAGGCGTCGACGGGGGACGACGTCTCGGCGACCGCCCGTCGCTGA
- a CDS encoding GNAT family N-acetyltransferase: MFSLSLRHGAHLAPLEVWHAEEFAGHLDRAREHIRPWVGAGFVTGDVDGARATLRRYAERQAHDGGRLYGIRRDGVLVGGVMFTDFDAALGVCELGCWLEPSAEGLGLVTQASRALLDWAFTSRGLHRAEWHCRADNARSAAVAERLGMRLEGVLREAWPYDGVRYDKQVWAVLAPEWHALNR, translated from the coding sequence ATGTTCTCGCTGTCCTTGCGCCACGGTGCTCATCTCGCTCCTCTGGAGGTCTGGCACGCCGAGGAGTTCGCCGGCCATCTGGACCGGGCTCGCGAGCACATCCGTCCATGGGTCGGGGCCGGGTTCGTCACCGGAGATGTGGACGGGGCACGGGCGACGCTGCGCCGGTATGCGGAACGGCAGGCCCACGACGGCGGCCGCCTGTACGGCATTCGGCGGGACGGAGTGCTGGTCGGCGGCGTGATGTTCACCGACTTCGACGCCGCTCTCGGCGTGTGCGAGCTCGGTTGCTGGCTGGAACCCTCCGCCGAGGGGCTGGGGCTGGTCACCCAGGCGTCCCGCGCCTTGCTGGACTGGGCGTTCACCTCCCGGGGCCTGCACCGGGCGGAGTGGCACTGCCGGGCCGACAACGCGCGCAGCGCCGCGGTGGCCGAGCGACTCGGCATGCGACTGGAGGGCGTGCTCCGCGAGGCATGGCCTTACGACGGCGTCCGCTACGACAAGCAGGTCTGGGCGGTCCTCGCTCCCGAATGGCACGCCCTGAACCGGTGA
- a CDS encoding TetR/AcrR family transcriptional regulator: MPRTKGDHEGRRRDVSEAVWRVMATRGFAGLTLRAVAAELGATTGLLTHYFPTKRALLEHALDLLEQRTMARPRRQTGTGLTAFRDALLDILPLTPEATDSNRIWVSSWDAALSDPALSADYARKYAQSRDRLSRCAAAAQELGELPPGDTAPLAAAAQAFVLGLAVQALLDPAAFPPQRQIELLDDYLATLTARADPTTTTRHGHDGPSEPCGPGSGV, encoded by the coding sequence ATGCCACGCACCAAGGGGGATCACGAGGGCCGCCGGCGCGACGTCTCCGAGGCGGTGTGGCGGGTCATGGCCACACGCGGCTTCGCCGGTCTGACCCTGCGCGCCGTCGCCGCCGAACTCGGCGCGACCACCGGCCTGCTCACCCACTACTTCCCCACCAAGCGCGCCCTGCTGGAGCACGCCCTCGACCTGCTCGAGCAGCGCACCATGGCCCGCCCGCGCCGGCAGACGGGCACGGGCCTGACCGCCTTCCGGGACGCGCTGCTCGACATCCTGCCGCTGACCCCCGAGGCCACCGACAGCAACCGCATCTGGGTCTCCTCCTGGGACGCCGCCCTCTCCGATCCCGCCCTGAGCGCCGACTACGCCCGCAAGTACGCCCAGAGCCGCGACAGGCTGAGCCGGTGCGCGGCCGCAGCCCAGGAGCTCGGCGAACTGCCCCCCGGCGACACCGCCCCCCTCGCAGCCGCCGCACAGGCCTTCGTCCTCGGTCTGGCGGTGCAGGCACTGCTCGACCCGGCGGCGTTCCCGCCGCAGCGGCAGATCGAGCTGCTGGACGACTACCTGGCCACACTCACCGCGCGCGCTGATCCCACCACGACCACGCGACACGGCCACGACGGGCCCTCCGAGCCGTGCGGCCCGGGTTCAGGAGTCTGA